Below is a window of Gossypium hirsutum isolate 1008001.06 chromosome A12, Gossypium_hirsutum_v2.1, whole genome shotgun sequence DNA.
GCAATTCAAAGGTAGGGGCAACTATTATTATTAgttctattaaatttttttaattaatttttttttaaggaaattttGGGCAGAGAACTAGGTCTGCTTGCTTATATAGTTCTTAATTTGTACCATGAGCGAGTAATAGTAGCCAATACCCGTCTATAAGTATTTATTTAATCTTTGAAGCCTTTTAACGAAgccatttaattattattaatttttagggATGCCTATAACTCTTGAAAGATTGCCCTTTACATAGTGGCCATCTTTTTCTTGTCAGTCTTGAGAATTTTGGACttgtaaaagaagaaaatataaaGTAGAGTCATCTAGAATCTTATTCTTAATGAAACCGCCCTCGACCAACTGATGATAAATTTATTGCTTTTtctttaatcactttaatattattattctgATGTATAGAATCAAATTCTAAATATGTAAATAAGAAAACCCTGAATGACAGTACATCCTGTAAAACTATAACCAAAAGGAAGAATGAAACCGTAATCTATACTAGTAATCAAAAACAGCCTGCAGTCCCTCTCTCTCAATCACCAAACCTAACATCCCTGCAAAAGACCAAAGGTGAAGAAAAGATACAACTTGAGTGCCAACTAAAAAGGATCAAAAGCCAACCAAAATCATGTCGTCAAATACCCACCTACCCACCCACCCACCATCACCCAATTTTGATTTTTCGGGCCGACATTGAAGACAAAGTTTGATGATATTCCCTATAAACCACTGTTGGCGtacaatcaaagaaaaagaattttACCTTTCTCTAACAACCAAGTTGATGCCGTTCATTCCCCCTTTTTCCCCttaatatctgataaaatgaccTTTCGAAAGCTTTGAATTACTACACCAACGTTTTAATCAACAACAGTGACGCCATCATCAACGCATGTCCCACGAACTTACGTCTTCCCTGTTATCAATCAAACCACAAGTTCAAGAAAAAAACCCAGTAAATCTCATCATGTCACTGTTTGTCATTGTCAATAGGCAAAATAAATCCAATGGATCTCGTAAATCTTAATTACATAAAacagagagaaaaataaaacccACAATTAAAAGCGGggatttttaacagtaaaaacgTGAAAAAGCTCTTACCGTCGCTGAAGAAATAGACAAATAACCAGTTGATGAACTCGTCGGAGAAAACGGCATGGTCACCCCATTCCCGATACTTCCACTGGCGGTATTGTTATTCGTAACACCAAGAGCATAGGCCGGTGTTCCATCAGGCTTAAATAACCCATAATTCCTCTCTGAAGTTGGACCTGGTTTCATATTCTCATTAAACAAagcaaaaacatatatattaagaTCCGAATCCGGTCTCAATGGAGTCCCTGCGTTTTGAGACATCAATTTAATCAAATTCCCATTGTATTTCTTTGCATTATCGGGTGTAGCCCCAGCTTCGTCTTCATCTCCCTTTGATGGCCACCCTGTTTCCGATATATGAACTGGGAGTTTCTTGTAACCCAACGAAGCTAAAGCTGAGTAAACGGCATCGATTTGAGCGTATAACATGTTGTCGTAGTGTAAATTCGTTGCTGGATCGATTACCCCTTGGTTTGGTTGAAACAGAACAAAATCCAACGAAACTTGCTTCGGGTTTCCTTTATAAGCAAAGAACGGATACGCATTGATCAAAAAAGGTGACCCTGTTTTCTGATGAAAGCTCAATGTTTGGCTCAAAATATCGACTAAATCCTCACGGAAAGCTCCGGCTGACGGCGGAAAAGAGGTTTGTAGTATGCCTAAAGAATGCGCTGTGGTTACTGTCACCTGTTTGTCGAGCCCGAGGTTTACAAGTGCCGTATGAACGCTTTGCATGGCCGGGACGAGGTTATCGGAAAGACTAGTGTCGTTGAAAGTGAGAACCTCGTTTCCGACAAAGATACAGGTGATTTTCGCGTCCGGTAAATGGGCTTGCACGTTTTGCTTAACCCAATCTTGAGCATTGTTCGGGTCTCTCATCTTCTCCAAGTCCCCGTTGCCTAATCCGATCATGAATTCAACGCCGGAGTTGGCGAATGCGCCGAGCACTCTCGGATCTGCATCGTAAAGTTTAACTTTGGTGACCCCAATAGATTTCACGAGCGGCACTACGTTTTCAGGGGAAGGAAGATTGTCTGCT
It encodes the following:
- the LOC107929558 gene encoding glucan endo-1,3-beta-glucosidase 11 — its product is MELMRIFSYASIILSISVYLLPIMVNSIGINYGQIADNLPSPENVVPLVKSIGVTKVKLYDADPRVLGAFANSGVEFMIGLGNGDLEKMRDPNNAQDWVKQNVQAHLPDAKITCIFVGNEVLTFNDTSLSDNLVPAMQSVHTALVNLGLDKQVTVTTAHSLGILQTSFPPSAGAFREDLVDILSQTLSFHQKTGSPFLINAYPFFAYKGNPKQVSLDFVLFQPNQGVIDPATNLHYDNMLYAQIDAVYSALASLGYKKLPVHISETGWPSKGDEDEAGATPDNAKKYNGNLIKLMSQNAGTPLRPDSDLNIYVFALFNENMKPGPTSERNYGLFKPDGTPAYALGVTNNNTASGSIGNGVTMPFSPTSSSTGYLSISSATGRRKFVGHALMMASLLLIKTLV